The proteins below come from a single Papaver somniferum cultivar HN1 chromosome 11, ASM357369v1, whole genome shotgun sequence genomic window:
- the LOC113324752 gene encoding protein NYNRIN-like, giving the protein MTRSHNAEHQSMQKLYLHLYEGGFYLPTMESDTAEHVRRCLNFLTHGYLIRAPHTLLHIVVTSWPFHSWALDIIRQINPMSSKCHKYIITTTEYTTKWVEAIPLKDYAGATIAALIKEYIICRFGAPMIIREDNIKSFVNKDVIDLMRQYNVRLHTSTPYYPQGNGHVEASNKTLIRILSRTVEDHHREWHEQLPLAVWAYRISKRTSPYSLVYGEDAIFPAEIGIPSARVAMASHTTPDEVSRFAHLDTIEERRAREERFTRAYRNLTANYYNQSVKERKFEVDLVLKIAHHVQKNASTGKFSANHKGPFKVRKVS; this is encoded by the coding sequence ATGACTCGGTCCCACAATGCAGAACATCAGAGTATGCAGAAGTTATATCTGCATCTTTATGAAGGCGGATTTTATTTGCCCACTATGGAAAGCGATACTGCAGAACATGTGAGAAGATGTCTCAACTTCCTGACACACGGATACCTAATCAGAGCACCCCATACCTTGCTACATATCGTGGTAACATCTTGGCCGTTTCACAGCTGGGCATTGGATATCATAAGACAGATCAACCCAATGTCTTCGAAATGCCACAAGTACATAATAACCACCACAGAGTACACCACAAAATGGGTCGAGGCGATACCTCTCAAAGACTACGCCGGGGCAACTATTGCAGCATTGATCAAAGAATACATCATCTGCAGATTTGGCGCACCCATGATTATCAGAGAAGATAATATAAAATCATTTGTGAACAAAGACGTGATAGATCTGATGCGTCAATATAATGTAAGGCTTCACACGTCCACCCCCTACTATCCTCAGGGAAACGGGCATGTGGAGGCAAGCAATAAGACGCTCATCAGGATCCTGAGCAGGACAGTGGAGGATCACCATAGAGAGTGGCATGAACAGCTCCCACTCGCGGTATGGGCATATAGAATCTCGAAACGAACGTCTCCATATTCTCTGGTCTATGGGGAAGACGCGATATTTCCGGCAGAGATTGGAATTCCATCCGCAAGAGTAGCCATGGCTAGTCATACGACACCGGACGAAGTAAGCCGCTTTGCCCATTTAGATACAATAGAAGAAAGGAGAGCACGGGAAGAACGGTTTACACGGGCATACAGAAATCTCACAGCAAATTACTACAACCAGAGtgtaaaggaaagaaaattcGAAGTGGATTTGGTCCTTAAGATCGCTCATCATGTACAAAAAAATGCTAGTACAGGAAAATTTTCCGCAAACCACAAAGGACCCTTCAAAGTAAGGAAGGTGTCATAA